From a single Lactococcus allomyrinae genomic region:
- the hprK gene encoding HPr(Ser) kinase/phosphatase, whose translation MTVSVQDLLDKIHFHVIYSTETALKKEITTSEIMRPGLEMAGYFDYFTPERIQLFGMKEWSYMMTIVGDNRYDLLKKVMTDVTPVVIVARNLEIPDEMVAAAKKADIVLLQSREATSRLNSILTSFLDEKLAERITVHGVLMDIFGVGVLIQGASGIGKSETGLELVKRGHRLVADDRVDVFQRDAFTLAGEPAEILRNMIEIRGVGIIDVMSLFGAGAVKDATDIDMAIYLENYDTSKEFDRLGNAPTIVTFSEVELPQTRIPVKTGRNVSVIIEAAVMNFRARQMGFDATKTFEDRLTNLITQNKED comes from the coding sequence ATGACAGTTTCGGTTCAGGATTTGCTTGATAAAATCCATTTTCATGTGATTTATTCAACGGAAACAGCACTGAAAAAAGAGATTACGACTTCGGAAATCATGAGACCCGGTCTTGAGATGGCGGGTTATTTTGACTATTTTACTCCAGAACGGATCCAACTTTTTGGGATGAAAGAATGGTCATATATGATGACTATTGTTGGAGATAATCGTTATGATTTGTTGAAAAAAGTGATGACGGATGTGACTCCTGTGGTCATTGTTGCACGTAATCTTGAGATTCCTGATGAGATGGTTGCTGCGGCAAAAAAAGCAGATATTGTGCTTTTGCAATCTCGTGAGGCGACAAGTCGTTTGAACTCTATTTTGACTTCATTTCTAGATGAAAAGTTGGCGGAACGTATCACTGTCCATGGTGTACTGATGGATATTTTTGGGGTGGGCGTGCTTATTCAAGGAGCTAGCGGAATTGGTAAGTCTGAAACGGGTCTTGAATTGGTCAAAAGAGGACATCGACTTGTTGCAGATGACCGTGTAGACGTGTTCCAACGTGATGCTTTCACTTTAGCTGGTGAACCAGCTGAAATCTTGCGAAATATGATTGAGATTCGTGGGGTTGGTATCATTGATGTCATGAGTCTTTTTGGTGCCGGTGCTGTAAAAGATGCAACTGACATTGACATGGCAATTTATCTTGAAAATTATGATACGAGTAAAGAGTTTGATCGTCTTGGTAATGCACCGACAATCGTAACTTTTTCGGAAGTCGAGCTTCCACAAACTCGAATTCCAGTAAAAACTGGGCGAAATGTTTCTGTCATTATCGAAGCAGCGGTCATGAATTTCAGAGCGAGACAAATGGGATTTGATGCTACAAAAACCTTTGAAGACCGTTTGACAAATCTGATTACACAAAATAAAGAAGACTGA